In Nitrososphaerales archaeon, a genomic segment contains:
- a CDS encoding ABC transporter ATP-binding protein: protein MSIVCEDVHKVYESGGYYTPALRGISLHIEAGEFVCIMGPSGSGKSTLLNLIGALDRPTKGRIFIDGVDLSELDDYALAELRNQKIGFIFQTFNLIQRMSALENVEVPLLIRGISDREIRERAKRILGWVGLAHRMHHTPDRMSGGEQQRVAIARALITQPKIILGDEPTGNIDSKATHSIMRLLKYLNEKLKITMVIVTHNMEVAAYAQRVFHIRDGRIERIVTHNGKNA, encoded by the coding sequence AGATGTCCACAAAGTGTACGAGAGTGGTGGTTATTACACCCCTGCACTCAGAGGGATATCTCTTCATATAGAAGCGGGCGAATTCGTCTGTATAATGGGCCCTTCAGGTAGTGGTAAATCCACACTCTTAAATTTAATAGGTGCCCTAGATAGACCGACGAAGGGAAGGATCTTCATCGATGGTGTAGATCTATCTGAACTCGATGATTACGCCCTTGCTGAACTTAGAAATCAAAAGATCGGTTTCATATTTCAAACCTTTAACCTTATTCAGAGAATGAGTGCATTAGAGAATGTTGAAGTACCCTTACTGATACGGGGAATCTCTGATCGGGAGATACGAGAGAGGGCCAAAAGGATACTGGGCTGGGTCGGTCTAGCCCACCGAATGCACCATACGCCCGATCGAATGAGCGGAGGTGAGCAGCAACGTGTCGCTATAGCAAGGGCTCTTATTACCCAACCTAAGATAATCTTAGGTGATGAGCCGACGGGAAATATAGATAGTAAAGCGACCCACTCCATTATGAGATTATTAAAGTATCTTAATGAGAAGTTGAAGATCACGATGGTGATTGTAACACATAATATGGAAGTCGCAGCCTATGCTCAAAGGGTCTTTCATATAAGAGATGGTAGGATTGAGAGAATCGTAACCCATAATGGTAAGAATGCATAA